A stretch of the Uranotaenia lowii strain MFRU-FL chromosome 3, ASM2978415v1, whole genome shotgun sequence genome encodes the following:
- the LOC129755234 gene encoding NSFL1 cofactor p47: MSSSESKEKMFADVTGATEDRAKFYLDAANGDLQVALSSFYESENAAGPADRVEDDMDDTDDENVPVQFSSSGAKSKEKKPPNTSNVATLWSLKDSSSEDEEEQGQAFYAGGSERSGQQVLGPPKKNPIKDYVSEIFRSAQQGNMETFDAEMGAGSSSSSSLYAGTGYRLGQTDTDHTAIPDRHRASGSSSGHNHEVVTLTLWRQGFSINDGELRRYEDAANKEFFESIMRGEIPPELRSKGNAMIHLDLKDNRHEDYVKQAAPFRAFGGSGQTLGSPAPTVVQSTANPSNNEANEKKASSELAIDESQPVTTLQIRLADGSRLTARFNQSHTVENIRQYIINARPEYAAQNFALLTTFPSKELTEGEKTLKDAGLLNAAIMQRLK, from the exons ATGTCCAGCAGCGAGAGCAAGGAAAAGATGTTTGCCGATGTGACCGGCGCCACCGAAGACCGGGCTAAGTTCTATCTGGATGCAGCCAATGGCGATCTGCAG GTCGCCTTGTCCAGCTTCTACGAATCGGAGAACGCAGCGGGTCCGGCGGATCGTGTCGAAGATGACATGGACGATACCGATGATGAAAATGTGCCGGTGCAGTTTTCCAGTTCCGGTGCTAAATCAAAGGAGAAAAAACCTCCCAACACGTCGAA TGTTGCGACACTGTGGTCCTTGAAAGACTCTTCATCGGAGGACGAAGAAGAGCAGGGTCAAGCGTTCTACGCGGGTGGCTCGGAACGTTCCGGTCAGCAAGTGCTGGGTCCCCCGAAGAAAAATCCCATCAAGGATTACGTTTCAGAAATATTCCGTTCTGCTCAGCAAGGAAACATGGAGACATTCGATGCCGAAATGGGTGCCGGTTCGTCCAGCTCGTCGTCACTTTATGCGGGAACCGGCTACCGGCTAGGTCAGACTGATACTGACCATACGGCTATTCCGGATAGGCATCGAGCATCTGGGTCCTCATCGGGCCATAACCATGAAGTGGTCACTCTAACCTTGTGGCGGCAAGGCTTTTCCATCAACGACGGAGAACTGCGTCGCTACGAGGATGCGGCTAATAAAGAATTCTTCGAATCGATTATGCGAGGAGAAATTCCACCGGAACTGCGCTCCAAGGGAAATGCTATGATTCACCTGGATCTAAAAGACAACCGTCACGAAGATTATGTAAAGCAGGCTGCACCTTTCCGGGCGTTCGGAGGCAGTGGACAAACATTGGGAAGTCCTGCCCCAACTGTTGTTCAGAGTACAGCCAATCCGAGCAACAACGAGGCAAATGAGAAAAA AGCTTCATCTGAGCTGGCTATCGACGAAAGTCAACCGGTTACGACCCTACAGATTCGTCTGGCAGATGGTTCCCGACTCACGGCTCGTTTCAACCAAAGCCACACCGTAGAAAACATTCGGCAGTATATCATCAA TGCGCGTCCGGAATATGCGGCACAGAACTTTGCGCTGCTTACTACTTTCCCTAGCAAAGAGTTAACGGAAGGCGAGAAAACCTTGAAGGACGCTGGCTTGCTGAATGCTGCAATCATGCAAAGGCTCAAGTAG
- the LOC129758577 gene encoding uncharacterized protein LOC129758577, which translates to MEGDTYQREIAFNEFYFLVRRNSLVNWQRKWDEDELGRWLHSIIPRVSLKPWFNRLDLSRDFIRIFSRLMSNHYSLDAVLYRLNIASSNLCSCGQGYHDIEHIVWSCEVHLVARTNFIDSLRARGKPPYVPVRDVLG; encoded by the exons atggaaggcgacacgtaccagcgtgaaattgccttcaacgaattttactttttagttcgaagaaactctcttgtcaactggcagcgcaaatgggacgaggatgagttgggtcggtggctgcactcgattatcccaagggtaagccttaaaccatggtttaatagattggacctgagtcgagattttattcgtatattttcccgtctcatgtccaatcattattccttagacgcggtactctatcgtttgaatattgctagcagcaatttgtgtagttgcggccaaggttaccatgacatcgagcatattgtttggtcgtgcgaggtccatcttgtcgccagaacgaatttcatagactcccttcgggcccgaggaaaaccaccctatgttccagtgagagatgtgctgggg tga